The Oncorhynchus keta strain PuntledgeMale-10-30-2019 chromosome 28, Oket_V2, whole genome shotgun sequence DNA segment TGATTCCTCGCCTATATCACCACAGGCTAAATCCATGGCTTGCAGCAGATTTACTCTGGTGTAGGGTTGTCTATCATACACTTTCCATCTCCAAGAGGAGAAAAACTCCTCAATCGGATTCAGGAAAGGCGAGTGTGGAGGGAGGTACAAGTTCATAAACTGCCCATTGATGTTAAACCATTCCCTTACCTGAGCAGCTCGGTGGAAACTGACATTGTCCCACACTATCACATAGGTGGGAATGGGATTCTCATTTAGCTCTTGACCCTGCTGCCCTTGAACCTGCTGCTCAAATAAAATATCTCTTAGATTGGCAATAAATCTTAGAAGGTGTTATATGGCCCGAGtataacatggtgatgtagaacaCCATGGTTGCTGATAGCAGCACAGATTGTGACATTGCCACCTCGTTGACCAGGGACTTCAACAATGGCCCTCTGTCCAATCATGTTTCGGCCTCTCGTTCTcctctttgttagattgaagcctgcttcatcgacaaagatgaactcatggggtctgtccaaggattccaagtcaaatattgtctgtgtagaaatacaatatactgtatgtaggattgtgTAAGTCGTACAGAGACAGtgctatactgtagagtacaatTAGGTTTCTGATTCACATACATTGTATGTACTGAAGAGTAATGTCATTCACATAGTATGTGTTAGTATTGTAGACAATCTCGATTACAGTAAATGTTTCTGAATGTACACTTACTTGCACATACTGAGCTCGCAGTTCTTTCATCCTTGGTGAGTTGCGCTCAAAAGGTACTCTGTATACTTGTTTCATTCGCATCCTGTTACAATGGAGGACACGGTCAATTGTGGAAATGCTCACACTGTCGATTCTTAGgaagtgtgtgttctcttgtATCACTCATTCCTGGATTTCTATGAGTCGTATTGCATTATCTTGAAGGACCATGCCAACTATAACGGCCTCTTGCTCCTGAGTGAATATAGCTGTCCTTCCACCTGCATGTGGCAGCCTTGCAATTCTACAAAAAGTAGTTGTGCAGTTACAAAACATATTCATGcagtacaatacatacagtgttaactttacaaatgtctattgaaacagctgcatatagtgtagtacagtaaatttgtaattacaaaaatacagtagtatCCTGTACCTGCtctcttctctgaatgtccttactaTGGTGGACACAATCTAAGTCTTACTTCCCTCATTGTCAGTCCATGGACAAGAACATGGTCTATAACTGTTGCTCGAATTTCATCAGATATTTCCACTCTTTGTCTTCCtcttcgtcctcctcttcctcttccttgccctcctcctccttgtcGCCTACCTCGCATACGCACTCGTCCTCGACCTCTCACATTGTTTCttctatccattctcagactttctccttcccaccttcaacaacctgtttgctctctgaactggcttatattggttgtgtcgcatcatttgaaacaggttaaatcaattttgagtggttgtgttcaatcaatgacatgtgTGGCTTACAGTTAGCTATTTTTGGCCAACCATTAAAGTAAATGTCTTTCCAGTTAATCTGTTTTGTTGTATTTTATATCATATGGTCAGGTTAAACACTGACACTTTTGAAGCTTTTATGAAGTGTACAAGTTCTTATCTCACTGTAGTATATGTAAATAATAATGTTATGAATTTTGTATTCAAATGCGTAATGTGCAAAAAATATTCAGGGACAGTTAAAATGTCCAGTGTACAAATATAAGATGATGAGTAGGAATGACATTTACACATACGGGTGGCCCAAAATAATGATCTGAAAGCCACAGCCCTAACATCTCAGGTTATTCATGCAACCCAAATGGCTGGGTCAAGATAACCAAGTGTGTGTTATGTCCAGTAACAACACAtgaacagtatggtgtggtgactTTGCTGTACATTATCCTAAGGTTAGCCTGTCGTGACCCCTATGAGTGGGGACCAAGCTGCTATTTTTTAAACCTGCTTGACACATCTGCCTCACTCGTTTGCATGGTACTCAGTCTCCTCTGTTATTTTCAACTGAAAAGATGGCCAGAGAGATTCATTGTTATACCTGAAAGTAGCATATGGCCTGAGATATCCAACAGTAACTTCTCCATTAAAAACCTCCttacctctctcactcactcattgAATGTGCAGTAGACTGACGGTTTGGAAGCATTTGCATTTTAAGAACCAACGAGCAAGTGTATCTTATTTATCCATAAAAAAAGATGGAGGTTCATACCAGAGTCATCAACGATGAATAAAAGGTGCCTGAAGACAAATACATAACATCCTTGTGTCAGAACATTGGGATGTTTGGAATCCTGTTCAATCAAACTTGGCAACTAGGTCTTCAGGATAAACCATTGTTTCCCTTGCGCGTCAAGAAAGACATTTTGGACAAGTACTAATTGAACTCATGATTTCAGTATGCAACAAGAAGAGACTGCATATTAAAAGTGTTTTGTGTGCCCTAAGCTGGCATTCTgttaaatatacagtggggcaaaaaagtatttagtcagacaccaattgtgcacgttctcccacttaaaaagatgagagaggcctgtaattttcatcataggtccacttcaactatgacagacaaaatcagaaaacaaatccagaaaatcacattgtaggatttttaatgatgtTATTTGCAAATTAGGGTGGAAAATAAGTGTTTGGGcatctacaaacaagcaagatttctggcactcacagacctgtaacttcttctttaagaggctcctctgtcctccactcattacctgtattaatggcacctattTGAATGTTAATCATGTTAATCATAAGTAAAAACATTAGAGAAACTGAATTATTGAATTTTGTTGACTATTATTttgcattatatatatatataggtactGGTCAGGTTCTGCAGAACagcactttttttttaaattgtggtTTTTATATGGTTACGGTACTTTTTGATACTGTTTGTATAAATCCATGTTATGCAAAACGTAAGGCACTGAATTTGTAATTGTATTTGAAAGATAAattatttgatttttttaaagATATATGATCATGTAAATATAATAACATTATTATTGAACTATTATAAAGTGTTAACTATCCAAATGGTGGGATATGCATAAGCAGTTGAGGCACTCATACTCGTGCATAAGCCTTGTTAGAGCTTCAAAAGTTACAAACACTAAATTGTGTGTTCCATTGTAGATCTTTTCATATGTGATGCATTTATGTGAGAAAGAATGTTGGAGTTTGTGCGTTGGAACTGAATACTTATGTTCTTAGTCAGAATCAAGGATGTAGTGGAGTACCTCAGCTGCTTATTAACTGGATATCACAAGCAAGTATGAAAGTTGCAGGCAGATTACTTGTCAGTTTAAATGAGCCTCTCGGCCAGCTTTCTGCTGTTGTGAGCCACTTACCAAACAGCGTCTTTATAACACACCAGAATAAAGTAGTGCTTTCACAGGGAATGTGCAAATCCAGTGAACAAAATTGTAAAATGCCCTTCACAGTTTCTTTTGCTTGTAGCTTCAATTCTTCAACTGATATGGTTGTGACCATTGTCACGTGTCAAAACTACCAAGAACCATGTTTTCTGTTGGCATgacttagggctctattcaatgcATGTCGTAGGAAGTTCAGCACTAAAGCCCAATTGAAATCTGAAGGCAATGTTCCTGCGTTGGcggtagggttgcacattttggggaatattcagaggtgggaACCTTCCGTGGGAATTAatgggaattaatggaaatatatgcaaattaataccatttaaatgtagatgtgttttgcattggatatatttaccatatcatatggagacagaaacagaaaccttttaccttatcataagtagacaatAATTGCAAATGATTTGATACATCGCATCAtccaaaaacgttttcaacatacaACTGTAAAGTGATAGtcaaactaaagctttggttgtcttcctctcgggcttccttgtcTTCTCCCTGGACAACCTCAATGTCCACTttttgaacatcagactctggggcctcatcttcactgtcactttccaaccttgttgagggtggcttgttgtcaggctcaaaaagcctcacaTTTGCCAGGATGGCCTCCAATTTtccaacccttgtattggtcagcctgttgtgtgctttggtgtgtgtgttcccaaacaagatCCAGTTgcactctgaggcggctgatgttggtgggatttggaggatgatgtaCGCAACaagggaaagagcctcagatccacaagtcccttccaccaggtggctgatgagatatgttggcaaaACTGCCATATTGCAACTCCATCCCAAAgtccttgcttggaagtgtactttgccagactgccaagaaccttgccatTATCCAGGCCAAGGTGACGAGAcacagtagtgatgacaccataggccttgttgatctgtGCACCAGACAGGAttctcttgccagcatacttgtgGTCCAGCATGTATGCTGCAGcgtgacaacaccaccccaacgggtgttggtgggcagcttcaatgtggtgctcttattcttctcactttgctgggtgaggtagattgctgctataactttttgatccttcacatacctaaccatttcattggctctcttgtagagtgtatccattgttttcagtgccatgatgccCTTGAGGAGCATATTCAATGCATgggcagcacagccaatgggtgtgatgtgagggttggtctcctccactttagaccaagcagccttcatgttcgtgGCAtggtctgtcaccagtgcaaataccttctgtggtccacggtcatctgcaatgtagagacaggtgtgtctgttgtcccttgtgtctgtgctcttgtagaatactggttgaggggtggagatgatgtagttcaTTATTCCTTACCCATGAACAtttgaccacccatcagagattaTCTCAATACAGtgtgctttctctatgatttgcttgaccttcacttgtaATCTGTTGAagtctgcatccagcaaatgagtagataaagcatgtctggttggaggggtgtatgctgggcaaagaacattcagaaatctcttccaaatcACATTGCCTGTgcgcatcagaggtgaaccagttgcatacacaactcgagcaagacattcatcagcatttctctgactacgttcctccattgagtttTAAAAAATggctgattccaggaggaccatgagctgctgctatcgataaggtgtctgattcatcattttcacctcgaatagaagtagagggacttttgtcagaggttgcttgttgtgagcgctgagggaactttatgcacttggccagatgattctgcatctttgttgcattcttcacatatgatttggcacagtatttgcaaatgtacacagcttttccttctatataagctgcagtgaaatgtctccacacatcataTAGCGCCCGAGGCATTTTCCTGAATATAAtttattttgtaaaaaaaaaacaaatacaattccatgtatagataaatagataaacagttaaacaactcctttgtaagatacatgttttaaaatgaaacatgtatggaaacaggtgaattgacactcctcagttagcaggctcaagcaagctaaaacccacatggaagCAAAAATGAACTAGCAGAAATGGTTAACAAGTTAtaaattatttaaacacactttgctgtagactactatttactagttaacaaaaaagtATGTATTtcgtataaaatatattcacaccatccagtattgtaatcaaaacttaccagaaagcatgtagtccttggctcagacagtgtagtagtgtgggctcaatagcatctcattagtgtacaagatcttgagaatcagctgtatatgtgatggaagagtgcactgtgaATGCAGAGGATTGCAATTCCATTggattggggatagtttaaccaaaatatgccacaagacctagaattgccttatgtgtatcccacaaaaaaggttcactgttacaAGCTAACTTTGtagatgaatttaagcaaaatttcCCAAATTCCCtcgcttaacttcccatggaaaatttccAGAAGAATTCTGGACATTTACCGGAAAGTTTCCTGACCCTTTGTTACCCTAGTTGGCATagactgcattcatggtaaacgctgcatatgtcggttcaatcggaaatgacctttTACATTTCTATCATGCAATTTGTAACTCTTCAGCGATACAGATGAATAGAGCACCTAATAAGCTtcttcttctatctctctctacactGCAGGATATCAGAAGCCTTCCCTGTGACGGACCTGTCTGACCATATTAAGCCAGCTGGGCTGTGTGACCACTGCTGAACACTGTTGAACATGACTGAGCCCAACATGAGCCTAGTGACCACCAACATCAGCGGGGCCGGGAGCGACAACCTGGGGTATGGAACAGGGAACTTCTACCGTCCGTTTTCGGTGTTCAGCGTGCTAACCCTCACCCTGCTAGCCATGCTGGTGGTGGCCACCTTTGTTTGGAACCTCCTGGTTCTCCTCACCATCCTGAGGGTGCGGACCTTCCACCGTGTGCCCCACAACCTGGTGGCTTCCATGGCCATTTCAGACGTGATGGTGGCTGCCCTGGTCATGCCACTGAGCCTGGTACACGAGCTCAATGGGCGGCTGTGGAAGCTTGGCCGCGTGCTCTGCCAAGTGTGGATCTCCTTCGACGTGCTCTGCTGCACGGCCAGCATCTGGAACGTGACCGCCATCGCCCTGGACCGCTACTGGTCCATCACCAGACACTTGGAATACACGCTCAAGACTCGCAAGAGGATCTCCAATGTGATGATCGTACTCACCTGGCTGCTGTCCTCAGTCATCTCCCTGTCGCCACTGTTCGGCTGGGGTGAGACCTACTCAGAGGAGGGCATGGAGTGCCAGGTGAGCCAGGCACCCTCCTACACCATCTTCTCCACCTTCGGAGCGTTCTACCTGCCGCTGTGCGTGGTGCTCTTCGTCTACTGGAAGATCTACAAGGCGGCCAAGTTCCGCATCGGCTCGTGCAAGACCAACACCATCACGCCTATGGCTGAGGTGATTGAGGTACTTTTGTTACCATAGTCTTACCCCGTGCCAGGCGGGTAAAACTGGTTAGaattacatttgtaaaaaaaaatccaaacagtTTTTGgttgtaattatttatttttcaactaGTTTTGCCCGCTGGATGGTTGGTTGTTCCATGTGGGATCCACATGATGAACTACCAGTAGGCTAGCATGGCATTAATAACCAGATTTCATTACCTTATTATTACTTTGACACACTCGTAAAGCTCCTCTGGCATTTTTGACAGACCTAATCAACCCTGATCAATGTTCAGATAATGGTTGCCCATTCAAACAAAATCTGAATCATTATCTGAATATACATCAATTATATCAGTGTCATTATACCTTTCTCATATCTGCTCCTGAGGTGCATATCACATTGTTATCGACTGATGAGGATATGCTGTTGCTCTCATATCGGTTGCTGGGCAATTAGTAGAAAACCatgtcatctccacaacacaTTCTGAGCTGTGTTCTGATGGTGTTGTGATGGTGCTGCAGGATGTGTATTGCTCTCTAACGCGTGTGTGTACTGTATCTCATATTCAACAGACCAAATCACATGGAGGCATGTACGTACACAAGTATGTTTGTACATAggcccacacacatgcacatccacacacacaaatacacacacacaaatatacacacagcGGGTGGGAGATAATGTGTTCCCCACACAGACGGACATTTAATCCATGGCATTTAATCCAAGGAATAATCAAGAAGCAGTGGCAAGTGAAGAAGGGCCTGGTATTAATGGCTATAGTGCCCAAGCTTGTTCAAATGGAGCTTCCTCCATGTTGCCTCCAcaagggttggggtcaattccaaaAAAATTATATAATTCTAAATTCTGGAATTCAAGCATGAAGTGGAGTATTTACTTGGAATTTAATTGGAATTGTAAAAATACATATAAGTGGAATTGAATTTAAATTTAGACTGTCTGAATTGGAATTACATTTAAACTGTAAAACAAAAATTGAATGGAATTTGAATTTAATCGGAATTTAGACTGTCTGAATTGGAATTGATCAGGAATTGAACAAGAACCATCATTGGaatggaattgaaatggaattgccATTTAGGCTGTCTGTATTGGAATTGAATTTGAATTGTAAAATAAAAACATCCTTGGATTGGAATTTAGAATTGTAAAACTTCAATTGTATTATAATCGTGCAAGTTCCAGTTACTGGAGTTGATGTATTTAGCATTGAAATTGAATGCACATGTTGTTTGAAATAATTAAGTGAACACAATGTTTGATCAAGTatttataactatatacagtactgtatatgCATTACATTAAAATGTTTGCTAATGAGGATGTGCAATATGTTTCCAATGTATTTATGTTGGTCCCATTAAAGGGATATTTCACCCAAATTTCATTTTGGTTTCCTTACCCTTAAGCAGTCTATGAACTACAACATTGTAATTCTGTAATTTGGGTGGACTATCCCTTAAGGATGCCTTgttaatatacactgagtgtacaccttcctaatattgagttccacccccttttgtcctcagaacagactcaatttgtcagggcatggactctacaaaaaaaagtgttccacggggatgctggcccatctagactccaatgcttcccacagttgtgtcaagttggctggatatcctttgggtggttgaccattcttgatacacacaggacactgttgagtgtgaaaaacccagcagagttgTAGTTCTTGAAACACTCAAGCTGATATGCCTGGCACCTACAGTATTACCatcccccgttcaaaggcacaaaTCTTTTgtttgctcattcaccctctgaatggcacacatacacaatccatgtctcaattgtctcaataagggatcagagctttcagctggattcatctggtcagtctgtcatggaaagagcaggtgtttctaatgtttggtAACTCTGTGTATCGGGGCTTAATTCCAGTATTGTTTACTAAATTATTCTTTATTGCTTACATTTTAGCTTTGGAAAAATACGTTTGAAATGGTTTCAGGGGGCTGATTAACACTTCCCAGCATGTATAAATTATTCATTTGCACATTTATTTTTATCTACTCTGATCTGTTAGTAgttggatttatttatttatagctTAGGTTGTCCTACCAATTTTATGCTCACTATCTTCTATAATCAGTCTGAATGGAAAAGGTGGGTGATGAATTATTCCAAATCTTGTAAATGTGCCATTTGGCTGGATATCAATTAAGCAATAATACATGAGAGGCCATGTGTTATGACATTTTTATCATGGCTGTGATGTGGTCATAGCCATGAGGCGAAACCGGCTCAACTGTATTACAGtttttatacaatgggttaccaGCATTAAAATCAAGATTATTTCCCAaaccatctttttttttttacaaaaaaaatgatgCTACATTCACTGAGACTGGATGTCAAGTGACATTTTAGGCGCTCTCTGGTCGTTAGTTCTATTCATATTGACTGCCATGTAAAGCAAAACTACCCGAGCGCTGGTTGATAGTTCCAGAACTTTGGTTTCTAGGGAGGCTGTACATGGTTCTGAAAACAGCGCACGTCTGGTCTATGCATAGGAAAATTGAATAACGGATCAAAACATTGTATAGGggagctgtccatggttctgaaaacAGCACTGAAACATTGTAGCAAAGACATTACAACAACAGATAAGAATAGAAACCATAATGACAATTATTTTCATATAGTCACAGCACCGACAGCTATTAATTTATGATACTGAATTGCACATTTCCACAAGGCAGAGCTCATTCTCCTAGGTTCTCATAAATGCAGCCACGacgattctctctctctttccattggATTTTTGTGGTTCTTGGTTTCTTCATTTTTGTCTTTTATCACGAATGAGTCTGGCTTCAGTTTGTGATTTCCTTCATTGCGTCTTTGGCAAAAGTGCAACTGCAAATCAAACCACACCTTATTCAGTAGGTGGCGTATAAACTCCAGAGAATATTATCATTCTCCTGTTTTGAAACAGTTACCAGATCGATGTGTATACCCTTTTCTGACAGCCATTCCAGAAAGCACTTCACTGCCCAGTTGGTTTGTCTTGATGTAGCTAGCTTCTTCACTTTGCTCCTTTTCTATgttgtctataccagggctaacATTACAGATGTCTAACGTTAAAGCTAAGCTCAGGTTGCTGGTCAACTTGCTCTTCTTCTTGTTTAATTTCATTaatgtcctcctcctcttcttgttGGCACCATTCATTAAACATTAGTGGATAAAACAAATCAAGAATAACTTTAAAATCATCCATGATGAGTTACAGGTGCTAAGACTAGTAGTTGTAAAAGTAGTTGTGGTAGTGCGTTGCTCGGTAACGACGTAAAGATTCCACTTTAAATGAACGTGGCCATGTGTATGTTTTCTCATTTATCATGGGCAGGAGAGGCTCTAACAATGGGAATTCTAAACCACCAGTTGTATAATTGGAATTAAACATCAGCCTGAAGGTCATCATCATTTCATAAAATGGCCTGATGTGGTGTGCAAATAAAATGATTTCTTATTGCTGTGATATGGATATAACAGATAATCAAAGACAGACCTGCTGGTATTTCAACACACTTATGAACACATCATTTTATGGAACCCTAGATAAAAGCTGAAAAAGGTGAATCCAATGACCTAGTCTTTGTCACTAATAAACACAATCATGGGTGAAAATTTTAACGTCTgtccaaatacacacacatatttgCATAAATCCCAGTGTGCCTTCAGAGTGAACTTCATAATTACCACTGTGTCTGCTTGTGATACACATGGTTGTTTCATTCAATTCCCCTTCACTGGGTGCCTAAAGTTAATATTTTATCCATGAAATCAAACCCTTTATGACAATACATCACATATCATATAAGGCTGTACCTCAACAGCCTAGTTTTACCATAACATACTGGTCTGAAAGTCTTGGTTTGTAGGCCACATTGGgaaagtcacattatgctggtttgCAAAGTGATATGTagttcctattggaatccagacaGAGTTAGCATATCCAACAACTGGGGCCGGTTGCACCAGTTGGTCACAAGTGGGTCATAACTCTACATCAGATGTTAAATGCGCTCTACATTGGACCTAAAAATGATACCTGTTGCGCCACCTGGGCGTAAGCCCTTCTACGCCTAGTAGAGACGGGCGTAGGGTTTTAAATTAGGACTATCTTCATCATGATACACACAAAATAATAGCAATATTTAACAACATCAACAGGCTTTTCACGTTGCCTATGAGCCAATAGCAAAACAATACACTTGATGTatgctacattatagcatgctaaatgtgtctgATCAGTGGTAGACTAGCAAACGAAGCCAGAGTTAAATTAGTCAATTACAC contains these protein-coding regions:
- the LOC118360481 gene encoding 5-hydroxytryptamine receptor 5A-like produces the protein MTEPNMSLVTTNISGAGSDNLGYGTGNFYRPFSVFSVLTLTLLAMLVVATFVWNLLVLLTILRVRTFHRVPHNLVASMAISDVMVAALVMPLSLVHELNGRLWKLGRVLCQVWISFDVLCCTASIWNVTAIALDRYWSITRHLEYTLKTRKRISNVMIVLTWLLSSVISLSPLFGWGETYSEEGMECQVSQAPSYTIFSTFGAFYLPLCVVLFVYWKIYKAAKFRIGSCKTNTITPMAEVIEVKEASGQPQMVFTVRHATVTFQMDGDTWREQKEKKAALMVGILIGVFVLCWIPFFLTELIIPLCHCDIPPIWKSIFLWLGYSNSFFNPLIYTAFNKNYNNALKNLFSRQH